A section of the Streptomyces sp. CG1 genome encodes:
- a CDS encoding SRPBCC family protein translates to MRTRQTQHVITVPAAADTVYDLIADAARWPAIFTPTVHVEYLPSAPGDEQRLRIWAFAGSAVKCWVSHRTLDGAARRIGFRQTEPASPVAAMRGEWTVIPSGAESRVVFRHWFRAEGDDATLLDGIEAVVDRNSRAELESLRLAVGRAHLLVDFEDEVAVGGGQQKVFGLLAEAGKWPGLIPHVARVELTEDPQGVQHLEMDTVESSGGGDAHTTVSVRVLLPPGTIVYKQTTLPAFLHAHVGSWHVREDGTTVARHRVVLKEEAITAMLGPAATVAQAGALVRRSIGGNSVATLRRARELVVAG, encoded by the coding sequence ATGCGCACCCGGCAGACCCAACACGTCATCACCGTCCCCGCCGCGGCCGACACCGTCTACGACCTGATCGCGGACGCCGCTCGCTGGCCCGCGATCTTCACCCCGACCGTCCACGTCGAGTACCTTCCGTCCGCTCCCGGCGATGAACAGCGGCTGAGGATCTGGGCCTTCGCCGGATCCGCCGTCAAGTGCTGGGTCTCGCACCGCACCCTGGACGGCGCGGCCCGCCGGATCGGTTTCCGCCAGACCGAGCCCGCCTCTCCGGTGGCGGCCATGCGGGGGGAGTGGACCGTCATTCCGTCCGGCGCGGAGTCCCGTGTCGTCTTCCGGCACTGGTTCCGCGCCGAAGGCGACGACGCGACCCTCCTGGACGGGATCGAGGCGGTCGTCGACCGCAACTCGCGGGCCGAGCTGGAGTCGCTGCGCCTCGCGGTCGGCCGCGCCCACCTGCTGGTGGACTTCGAGGACGAAGTGGCCGTCGGCGGCGGGCAGCAGAAGGTCTTCGGCCTCCTCGCCGAGGCCGGGAAGTGGCCCGGGCTGATCCCGCACGTGGCACGGGTGGAACTGACCGAGGATCCGCAGGGCGTTCAGCACCTGGAGATGGACACCGTGGAGAGCTCCGGTGGCGGCGACGCCCACACCACGGTCTCGGTCCGCGTCCTGCTGCCCCCGGGCACGATCGTCTACAAGCAGACCACGCTGCCCGCCTTCCTCCATGCCCACGTCGGCTCGTGGCACGTGCGGGAGGACGGCACGACGGTCGCCCGGCACAGGGTCGTACTCAAGGAGGAGGCCATCACCGCGATGCTCGGGCCCGCGGCCACTGTGGCGCAGGCTGGAGCGCTGGTCCGCCGGTCGATCGGCGGCAACAGCGTGGCCACCCTGCGCCGCGCCCGCGAGCTGGTGGTGGCCGGCTGA
- a CDS encoding SDR family NAD(P)-dependent oxidoreductase, translating to MADDSTRVALITGATSGIGLEAARTLGAAGHRVFLCARGTDGVAAAVKELTGEGIEVDGAVADVSSGPEVAALVRAATRRFGRIDILVNNAGRGGGGITADLTDEVWQAVVDTNLTGTFRVTREVLKAGGLAGRPWGRIINIASTGGKQGVVYASPYSASKHGVIGFTKALGLELAGTGITVNAVCPGYVETPMAAKVRQGYAAGWQISEEEVLRRFLAKIPLGRYSTPQEVAGLIGYLATDTADSITAQAINVCGGLGNY from the coding sequence ATGGCGGACGACAGCACGCGGGTGGCACTGATCACCGGCGCCACCAGCGGCATCGGCCTGGAGGCGGCCCGGACCCTCGGCGCGGCCGGCCACCGGGTGTTCCTGTGCGCGCGGGGCACCGACGGGGTCGCCGCGGCCGTCAAGGAGCTGACCGGCGAGGGCATCGAGGTGGACGGCGCCGTCGCCGACGTGTCGTCCGGTCCGGAGGTGGCGGCGCTCGTGCGCGCGGCCACGCGTCGCTTCGGGCGGATCGACATCCTGGTCAACAACGCCGGGCGGGGCGGCGGCGGAATCACCGCCGACCTCACCGACGAGGTGTGGCAGGCGGTCGTCGACACCAACCTCACCGGCACCTTCCGCGTCACCCGTGAGGTACTGAAGGCGGGCGGACTGGCCGGGCGCCCCTGGGGGCGGATCATCAACATCGCCTCCACCGGCGGCAAGCAGGGCGTGGTGTACGCCTCCCCGTACTCCGCCTCCAAGCACGGGGTGATCGGCTTCACCAAGGCGCTCGGCCTGGAGCTGGCCGGGACCGGGATCACCGTCAACGCGGTCTGCCCGGGATACGTGGAGACCCCCATGGCCGCAAAGGTGCGGCAGGGCTACGCGGCGGGCTGGCAGATCTCCGAGGAGGAGGTGCTGAGGCGCTTCCTGGCGAAGATCCCGCTGGGCCGGTACTCGACGCCGCAGGAGGTGGCCGGCCTGATCGGCTACCTGGCCACGGACACCGCCGACTCCATCACCGCGCAGGCCATCAACGTCTGCGGTGGTCTGGGCAACTACTGA
- a CDS encoding ketosynthase chain-length factor encodes MTEAVITGVGVAAPNGVGTEEFWKATLAGRSGIGPIRLFDADPYPVKLAGEVELDAAAYIPGKFRVQTDHMTHLAMSATVMALEDAGVDPAELPEFDMGVTVANSSGGIMFGQRELQRLWSQGPTYVSAYMSVAWFYAATAGQLSIRHGMKGPALVLAAEQAGGLDTVGHARRQIRRGTPLMVTGGSDASLSPGGLAFQIATGMLSTEDDAARAYVPFDRDAKGYLPGNGGAVVVLEEAAAARTRGAPGRYGTVTGYAATFDPPAADDGLGPDARAYDPPRGSGRLPRLRRAAELALADAGIGPGDIDVVFADAWGLPGPDLEEATAITGLFGPRGVPVTAPKTMTGRLYAGGGAVDLVTALLAIRDRVIPPTVNVTTQAPGIDLDLVLDEPRPHTIKHALVLARGLGGFNSAVVLTAPTVCTTKPRGSES; translated from the coding sequence ATGACCGAGGCCGTCATCACCGGAGTCGGTGTCGCCGCCCCGAACGGCGTCGGCACGGAGGAGTTCTGGAAGGCGACCCTGGCCGGCCGCAGCGGCATCGGCCCGATCCGCCTGTTCGACGCCGACCCCTACCCCGTGAAGCTCGCGGGCGAGGTCGAACTCGACGCCGCCGCCTACATCCCCGGCAAGTTCCGGGTGCAGACCGACCACATGACCCATCTGGCCATGTCGGCCACCGTGATGGCGCTCGAGGACGCCGGAGTGGACCCCGCCGAGCTGCCGGAGTTCGACATGGGCGTCACGGTGGCCAACTCCTCCGGCGGGATCATGTTCGGCCAGCGGGAGCTGCAACGGCTGTGGTCGCAGGGGCCGACGTATGTCTCGGCCTACATGTCGGTGGCCTGGTTCTACGCCGCCACCGCCGGGCAGCTGTCCATCCGGCACGGCATGAAGGGGCCGGCGCTCGTCCTCGCCGCCGAGCAGGCGGGCGGGCTGGACACGGTCGGTCACGCCAGGCGGCAGATACGGCGCGGCACTCCCCTGATGGTCACGGGCGGCAGCGACGCCTCGCTGTCCCCCGGCGGCCTGGCCTTCCAGATCGCCACCGGCATGCTCAGCACCGAGGACGATGCGGCCCGCGCGTATGTGCCGTTCGACCGCGACGCCAAGGGATATCTGCCCGGCAACGGGGGCGCGGTCGTCGTCCTGGAGGAGGCTGCCGCCGCACGGACCAGGGGCGCACCCGGCCGCTACGGCACCGTCACCGGCTACGCGGCCACCTTCGACCCGCCCGCCGCCGACGACGGGCTCGGTCCCGACGCCCGCGCCTACGACCCACCGCGCGGCTCCGGCCGGCTGCCGCGGCTGCGCCGCGCCGCCGAACTGGCGCTCGCCGACGCCGGGATCGGGCCCGGCGACATCGACGTCGTCTTCGCCGACGCCTGGGGACTGCCGGGTCCCGACCTGGAGGAAGCCACCGCGATCACCGGGCTGTTCGGCCCGCGGGGCGTCCCGGTGACCGCGCCCAAGACCATGACCGGTCGCCTGTACGCGGGCGGCGGCGCCGTCGACCTCGTCACCGCGCTGCTGGCGATCAGGGACCGCGTCATCCCCCCGACCGTCAACGTGACCACGCAGGCGCCCGGCATCGACCTGGACCTGGTCCTGGACGAGCCCCGTCCGCACACCATCAAGCACGCCCTGGTCCTGGCGAGGGGCCTGGGTGGCTTCAACTCCGCGGTGGTCCTCACCGCGCCGACCGTATGCACCACGAAACCCCGAGGGAGCGAATCATGA
- a CDS encoding FAD-dependent monooxygenase, which translates to MAGLWDVVIVGAGPVGTLLAGAVARHGASVLLLECDTGITDQTRASTLNSRSMEIMSALEVPGLQDRPHSMAGHFGGIPVGLDEVDSPWAGLWRMPQPDLVRLLRDWAAASAVAVRTGTAFTRAEARPSSVVSYDAAGETYESRYLVGADGTGSAVRAALGFTPLHVAATRHMIRCDVKGITVTPRRFERRGGSVVTAGQISPEIARLMLFAPRYRVTDTVTFEEVCRDWFQVTGERVDKGECVWLDQFSNGCSTVARWDAGNVLLAGDAAHDQPPVGGSSLNSGLQDAHNLAWKLAALCNGASGELAASYGRERAEATARMQESVREQETLIFGADRRPGEATRARLERSPSFRRRVARSIAGLDTHYMGSTGTGPRLSPARLAQALRREPLPSETAALGRQAVIVIGDREKDVRLVVRPDGHVAWVAGHPDTDAAGVVERWFGDFLKPVVLKASPR; encoded by the coding sequence ATGGCCGGGCTGTGGGACGTCGTCATCGTCGGCGCGGGTCCGGTCGGAACCCTGCTGGCCGGCGCCGTGGCCCGGCACGGAGCCTCCGTGCTGCTGCTGGAGTGTGACACCGGCATCACCGACCAGACCCGTGCCAGCACCCTGAACTCCCGCTCGATGGAGATCATGTCCGCGCTGGAGGTCCCGGGCCTTCAGGACAGACCGCACTCGATGGCGGGGCACTTCGGGGGCATCCCGGTCGGCCTCGACGAGGTCGACAGCCCCTGGGCCGGCCTGTGGCGGATGCCGCAGCCCGACCTCGTACGGCTCCTGCGGGACTGGGCGGCCGCGAGCGCGGTCGCCGTCAGGACCGGTACGGCCTTCACCCGGGCCGAGGCCCGGCCGTCGTCGGTGGTCTCGTACGACGCGGCGGGCGAGACCTACGAGAGCAGGTACCTGGTCGGCGCGGACGGAACCGGCAGCGCGGTGCGGGCCGCCCTGGGTTTCACCCCGCTGCACGTGGCGGCCACCCGCCACATGATCCGCTGCGACGTCAAGGGGATCACGGTGACACCGCGCAGGTTCGAACGGCGCGGTGGATCGGTGGTGACGGCTGGTCAGATCTCCCCGGAGATCGCCCGGTTGATGCTCTTCGCGCCCCGCTACCGGGTCACGGACACGGTCACGTTCGAGGAGGTGTGCCGCGACTGGTTCCAGGTCACCGGTGAGCGGGTCGACAAGGGCGAGTGCGTCTGGCTGGACCAGTTCTCCAACGGCTGCTCGACCGTCGCGCGGTGGGACGCGGGCAACGTCCTGCTCGCCGGTGACGCCGCCCATGACCAGCCCCCGGTGGGCGGCAGCTCGCTCAACTCCGGTCTGCAGGACGCCCACAACCTGGCATGGAAACTGGCGGCCCTGTGCAACGGGGCATCCGGCGAACTGGCCGCCAGCTACGGACGAGAACGGGCGGAGGCGACGGCGAGGATGCAGGAGAGCGTCCGGGAGCAGGAGACCCTGATCTTCGGGGCCGACCGGCGGCCGGGAGAAGCCACGCGGGCCCGGCTGGAGCGCTCCCCCTCGTTCCGGCGGCGGGTCGCGCGCTCCATAGCGGGGCTCGACACCCACTACATGGGCAGCACCGGGACCGGGCCGCGGCTGTCTCCGGCCCGGCTCGCCCAGGCGCTGCGCCGGGAACCGCTGCCGAGCGAGACGGCCGCGCTGGGCCGGCAGGCCGTCATCGTGATCGGGGACCGCGAGAAGGACGTGCGGCTCGTCGTCCGTCCGGACGGTCACGTGGCCTGGGTCGCCGGACATCCGGACACGGATGCGGCCGGCGTCGTGGAACGCTGGTTCGGGGACTTCCTCAAGCCGGTCGTCCTGAAGGCGAGCCCGCGGTGA
- a CDS encoding antibiotic biosynthesis monooxygenase, with amino-acid sequence MPFINPKDGHLTVMNLLKTDSAEKQQRLLGAARQIIDQADFPGWVSSTIHSGQDRFGTLNFIQWRSAEDLAAWYAGQIFQHHDMALFLELLSVARLLQAEAEVSQCRPGLGDVAEISPDRDDYTVVEVLDVAPESQSALIVAFGDAHEWLLETPGYRSQSVLRGVRARGPEGENAIKEVGAENSFVVVYSQWDSKEAYDAFRAVPAEQQSPARRATEIKRNALTVSSDWNSYRVEHSGSAA; translated from the coding sequence GTGCCCTTCATCAATCCCAAGGACGGCCACCTCACCGTCATGAATTTACTGAAGACCGACTCGGCGGAGAAGCAGCAGCGGCTGCTCGGCGCGGCGAGACAGATCATCGACCAGGCGGATTTCCCCGGATGGGTCTCGAGCACCATCCACAGCGGCCAGGACAGGTTCGGCACGCTGAACTTCATCCAGTGGCGCAGCGCGGAGGACCTCGCGGCGTGGTACGCCGGTCAGATCTTCCAGCACCACGACATGGCGCTGTTCCTGGAACTCCTCAGTGTCGCCCGGCTGTTGCAGGCCGAGGCGGAAGTGAGCCAGTGCCGCCCGGGACTGGGCGACGTCGCCGAGATCTCACCGGACCGCGACGACTACACGGTCGTCGAGGTCCTGGACGTGGCGCCGGAAAGCCAGAGCGCCCTGATCGTCGCGTTCGGCGACGCTCACGAATGGCTCTTGGAAACCCCCGGTTACCGTTCGCAGAGCGTGCTGCGCGGCGTGCGCGCCCGCGGTCCCGAGGGCGAGAACGCCATCAAGGAGGTGGGCGCCGAGAACTCCTTCGTCGTCGTCTACTCCCAGTGGGACAGCAAGGAGGCCTACGACGCGTTCCGTGCCGTTCCCGCCGAGCAGCAGTCGCCGGCGCGGCGCGCCACGGAAATCAAGCGGAACGCGCTGACAGTTTCCAGCGACTGGAACAGCTATCGGGTCGAGCACTCCGGATCCGCCGCGTAG
- a CDS encoding FAD-dependent monooxygenase, whose amino-acid sequence MSDQQSIPAEIPVLIVGMGPTGLMLASELQLCGVDCLVLGTAATPEWESRALGFTPSTLEIFAHRDMLGEFGPLELSHAVHFAGIVIPADRISSPHPSAMRFPQYRTEAVLRGRATRLGAAVRPGYTVREVRELEGALETAAEGPGGPVIVRSRYVVGCDGAHSTVRKTAGLEFPLTPPDVQMLLADIEHVGLPNNRFGKKTPHGMVMSGPLTDTVDRLIVCDFRAEPLERGTRVEAKHLAQAYRNVTGEDLPAGKIRWASSFNDASGMAPSFRKGNILLAGDAAHIHLPAGGQGMNVSLQDAANLGWKLAAAVQGWAPEGLLDSYDTERRQAAAELLANTRAQGQLFLRGAEVDPVRALLQRLFTLPEAASLAADEVTGMALRYDTGDGAPEPVGRLLPTRHLRLPGEDGPPHGLLREGRGLLLRSGKDVGNDDTDALLRRWKARVDARTVPGTDERPDADLLVRPDGHVAWTSHGTEPLSDALTRWFGSAG is encoded by the coding sequence ATGAGCGACCAACAGTCTATTCCAGCCGAAATACCCGTCCTCATCGTCGGAATGGGGCCGACCGGTCTCATGCTGGCGAGTGAACTCCAGTTGTGCGGAGTCGACTGTCTCGTGCTCGGCACCGCGGCAACTCCGGAGTGGGAGTCGCGCGCCCTGGGTTTCACGCCCAGCACTCTCGAGATATTCGCGCACCGGGACATGCTCGGCGAGTTCGGTCCCCTCGAGTTGAGCCACGCCGTACATTTCGCGGGAATCGTCATTCCCGCCGACCGTATTTCGTCCCCGCATCCGTCGGCCATGCGTTTTCCGCAGTACCGGACGGAGGCCGTGCTGCGGGGCAGGGCCACCCGCCTTGGCGCCGCCGTTCGGCCGGGATACACGGTGCGCGAGGTCCGGGAACTCGAAGGAGCCCTGGAGACCGCCGCCGAGGGCCCCGGCGGACCCGTCATCGTACGCTCGCGGTACGTCGTCGGCTGCGACGGCGCGCACAGCACCGTGCGGAAGACGGCGGGCCTCGAATTCCCCCTCACCCCGCCCGACGTGCAGATGCTGCTGGCCGACATCGAGCACGTGGGACTGCCGAACAACCGTTTCGGGAAGAAGACGCCCCACGGCATGGTGATGTCCGGACCGCTCACCGACACGGTGGACCGGCTGATCGTCTGCGACTTCCGTGCCGAGCCGCTCGAACGCGGCACCCGGGTCGAGGCGAAACACCTGGCACAGGCGTACCGGAACGTCACGGGCGAGGACCTCCCGGCAGGGAAGATCCGCTGGGCGAGCTCCTTCAACGACGCCTCCGGCATGGCCCCGTCGTTCCGCAAGGGCAACATCCTCCTGGCCGGCGACGCGGCCCACATCCACCTGCCCGCCGGCGGGCAGGGGATGAACGTCTCCCTCCAGGACGCGGCGAACCTGGGCTGGAAGCTGGCGGCGGCCGTCCAGGGCTGGGCTCCCGAAGGCCTGCTCGACTCCTACGACACCGAACGCCGCCAGGCGGCCGCGGAGCTGCTGGCGAACACCCGCGCCCAGGGCCAGCTCTTCCTGCGCGGCGCGGAGGTCGACCCCGTCCGCGCCCTGCTGCAACGCCTCTTCACCCTCCCCGAGGCCGCATCGCTGGCCGCCGACGAGGTCACCGGCATGGCGTTGCGCTACGACACGGGCGACGGCGCCCCCGAGCCCGTCGGCCGCCTGCTGCCCACCAGGCACCTGCGGCTGCCCGGCGAGGACGGCCCGCCCCACGGGCTGCTGCGCGAGGGCCGCGGACTCCTCCTGCGGTCCGGCAAGGACGTCGGCAACGACGACACCGACGCCCTCCTGCGCCGGTGGAAGGCGCGCGTGGACGCAAGGACCGTCCCCGGGACGGACGAGCGGCCGGACGCCGACCTCCTGGTGCGCCCCGACGGTCATGTGGCCTGGACATCCCACGGGACCGAACCGCTCTCCGACGCGCTGACGCGCTGGTTCGGTTCCGCCGGCTAG
- a CDS encoding DJ-1/PfpI family protein has product MTTYGMLIFDGADELNFAGPWEVFNVSSILRDDADTSVLIAQDREVVSCQKGMKVVPSHTFEDHPPLDVLVVPGGSGTLQQLDNPVVTEWIRKTAPSTAWTSSVCTGAFLLREAGPARGRRMTTHHAYTEKLKAFGDVTVVPDARYVVDGNVISTQGITAGIDMALWAVGQLHGREHARAVQWRLQYYPAPPYQADESQ; this is encoded by the coding sequence ATGACCACGTACGGAATGCTGATCTTCGACGGCGCGGACGAACTGAACTTCGCCGGCCCCTGGGAAGTGTTCAACGTCTCCTCGATCCTGCGCGACGACGCCGACACCTCCGTGCTGATCGCCCAGGACCGGGAGGTCGTGAGCTGCCAGAAGGGCATGAAGGTGGTGCCGAGCCACACCTTCGAGGACCATCCGCCGCTGGACGTGCTGGTGGTGCCCGGCGGCAGCGGGACCCTGCAGCAGCTGGACAACCCGGTGGTCACCGAGTGGATCAGGAAGACGGCCCCCAGCACCGCCTGGACCTCCAGTGTGTGCACCGGTGCCTTCCTGCTCCGCGAGGCGGGACCGGCGCGCGGACGACGGATGACCACGCACCACGCCTACACCGAGAAGCTCAAGGCCTTCGGAGACGTCACGGTGGTCCCGGACGCGCGGTACGTCGTCGACGGCAACGTGATCAGCACCCAGGGCATCACGGCCGGCATCGACATGGCGCTGTGGGCCGTGGGACAGCTGCACGGCCGGGAGCACGCACGGGCGGTGCAGTGGCGGCTGCAGTACTACCCCGCGCCGCCGTACCAGGCCGACGAGTCGCAGTAG
- a CDS encoding TcmI family type II polyketide cyclase, which produces MYSTLIIARFKKPDFGAISELFGEFDRTDMPHRMGTLRRQLFHYHDLYIHAQDFAEDHGPEQVEAARKDSRFIQVSEDLRPFFDPYDPNWHSPKDAMASCFYRWQP; this is translated from the coding sequence ATGTACAGCACACTGATCATCGCCCGGTTCAAGAAGCCGGACTTCGGCGCCATCTCCGAGCTCTTCGGGGAGTTCGACAGGACGGACATGCCGCATCGCATGGGCACCCTGCGGCGGCAGCTCTTCCATTACCACGATCTGTACATCCACGCCCAGGACTTCGCCGAGGACCACGGCCCCGAGCAGGTCGAGGCGGCCCGCAAGGACTCGCGGTTCATCCAGGTCAGCGAGGATCTCCGCCCGTTCTTCGACCCGTACGACCCGAACTGGCACAGCCCGAAGGACGCCATGGCGTCCTGCTTCTACCGCTGGCAGCCGTGA
- a CDS encoding acyl carrier protein, whose protein sequence is MSGFTVPALKDIMLGIAEEIGLDLEGEFLDKPFTDLAFDSLAVLELVTHIQQDYHLAIPDGAVADFTTPRDVLDYVTGQLHESVR, encoded by the coding sequence ATGAGCGGCTTCACCGTACCGGCGCTCAAGGACATCATGCTGGGCATCGCCGAGGAGATCGGGCTGGACCTGGAGGGCGAGTTCCTCGACAAGCCCTTCACGGACCTGGCGTTCGACTCGCTGGCCGTGCTGGAACTCGTCACCCACATCCAGCAGGACTACCACCTGGCCATACCCGACGGGGCGGTGGCCGACTTCACCACCCCGCGGGACGTGCTCGACTACGTCACCGGGCAGCTCCACGAGAGCGTGCGATGA
- a CDS encoding beta-ketoacyl-ACP synthase III: MTRHSRILGLGVHRPGRSVGNAEIAERLGIDEDWIVKRSGIRHRGYAEPDETLLMMAREAAGKALASAGVEPSAVGCVVVATTTHLSQMPSLASLVAHALGARNAAAFDILAACAGFPHALALGSDMVRAGTADHVLVIGAERITDILDRHDASTAFLFADGAGAVVVGPCDRPGIGPVAWGSDGSRTDAVGMTGSWDPALHGNPSLPWPRLGMSGWRVYRWASTELAPAARRAVDAAGLTVAEIDVFVPHQANLLIIEELVRQLGLRKDTVVARDIVETGNTSAASIPLALDRLLAAGEVSSGMRALTIGFGSGLVYAGQVIEIP; the protein is encoded by the coding sequence ATGACCCGCCACAGCCGCATACTCGGCCTCGGCGTGCACCGGCCCGGGCGCTCGGTCGGCAACGCCGAGATCGCCGAGCGCCTGGGCATCGACGAGGACTGGATCGTCAAACGCTCCGGGATCAGACACCGGGGCTACGCCGAGCCCGACGAGACGCTGCTCATGATGGCGCGCGAGGCGGCGGGGAAGGCGCTGGCGAGCGCGGGTGTCGAACCCTCCGCCGTCGGCTGTGTCGTGGTGGCGACCACCACCCACCTGTCCCAGATGCCGTCCCTGGCCTCGCTGGTGGCCCACGCGCTGGGCGCGCGGAACGCGGCCGCCTTCGACATCCTCGCCGCCTGCGCCGGCTTCCCGCACGCGCTCGCCCTCGGCTCCGACATGGTCAGGGCGGGCACCGCGGACCACGTCCTGGTGATCGGCGCGGAGCGGATCACCGACATCCTCGACCGGCACGACGCCTCCACCGCCTTCCTGTTCGCGGACGGGGCGGGCGCGGTCGTCGTCGGCCCCTGCGACCGGCCGGGCATCGGCCCGGTCGCGTGGGGCAGCGACGGCTCCCGCACCGACGCGGTCGGCATGACCGGCTCCTGGGACCCCGCGCTGCACGGCAACCCGTCGCTGCCCTGGCCACGGCTCGGCATGTCGGGCTGGCGGGTCTACCGGTGGGCCAGCACCGAACTGGCCCCCGCCGCACGCCGGGCGGTCGACGCCGCCGGGCTGACCGTCGCCGAGATCGACGTCTTCGTCCCCCACCAGGCCAACCTCCTGATCATCGAGGAACTGGTCCGGCAACTGGGACTGCGCAAGGACACGGTGGTCGCCCGCGACATCGTCGAGACCGGCAACACCTCGGCCGCCTCCATCCCGCTCGCCCTGGACCGGCTGCTGGCGGCCGGCGAGGTGAGCAGCGGGATGCGCGCGCTGACGATCGGCTTCGGTTCCGGCCTGGTCTACGCCGGCCAGGTCATCGAGATCCCGTAA
- a CDS encoding beta-ketoacyl synthase yields the protein MTGRTRRAVITGLGVVAPGGIGTKAFWEMLTAGRTATRPITLFDAAPYRCRIAAEVDFDPAREGLSPKEIRRMDRAGQFAVVATREALADSGLDDTVDRSRLGVSLGSAVGSSTRMEEEYVAISDGGRDWLVDHRFAVPYSYSYIAAGTLATEVAWAARCEGPAMVVSAGCTSGLDAVGHAVQLIEDGTADVMVTGATEAPLTPITMACFDALKATTPRNDDPAGGCRPFHRDRDGIVLGEGAAVFVLEELEHARRRGANILAEVVGYANRANAYHMTGLRPEGLELAAAIRAALGEARVAPGDIGYVNAHGSGTRQNDLHETNAVKNALGKAAYEVPMSSIKSMVGHSLGAIGAIEIAACVLVIQDGIIPPTANLTEQDPKCDLDYVPLAAREQPTDTVLTIGSGFGGFQSAMVLTAPDRTAS from the coding sequence GTGACCGGGCGGACGCGACGGGCCGTGATCACCGGCCTGGGCGTGGTGGCGCCGGGCGGTATCGGCACCAAGGCCTTCTGGGAGATGCTGACCGCCGGGCGCACCGCCACCCGCCCCATCACCCTGTTCGACGCCGCGCCCTACCGCTGCCGGATCGCCGCCGAGGTCGACTTCGACCCGGCCCGGGAGGGACTGTCGCCCAAGGAGATCCGCCGCATGGACCGGGCGGGGCAGTTCGCGGTGGTGGCCACCCGTGAGGCGCTGGCCGACAGTGGGCTCGACGACACCGTCGACCGCTCGCGGCTCGGGGTGAGCCTGGGCAGCGCCGTCGGCAGCTCGACGCGGATGGAGGAGGAGTACGTCGCCATCAGCGACGGCGGGCGCGACTGGCTGGTGGACCACCGGTTCGCCGTCCCCTACTCCTACTCGTACATCGCCGCCGGCACGCTGGCGACCGAGGTGGCCTGGGCGGCCCGCTGTGAGGGCCCGGCCATGGTCGTGTCGGCGGGCTGCACCTCGGGCCTGGACGCCGTCGGTCACGCCGTGCAGCTCATCGAGGACGGCACCGCGGACGTGATGGTCACGGGCGCCACCGAGGCCCCGCTGACCCCGATCACGATGGCGTGTTTCGACGCGCTGAAGGCGACCACGCCGAGGAACGACGACCCGGCCGGCGGCTGCCGTCCCTTCCACCGGGACCGGGACGGCATCGTGCTCGGCGAGGGCGCGGCCGTGTTCGTCCTGGAGGAGCTGGAACACGCCCGGCGCCGCGGGGCGAACATCCTGGCCGAGGTGGTCGGCTACGCCAACCGCGCGAACGCGTACCACATGACGGGTCTGCGGCCCGAAGGGCTGGAACTCGCCGCAGCGATCCGGGCCGCGCTGGGCGAGGCACGCGTCGCCCCGGGCGACATCGGCTACGTCAACGCACACGGCTCCGGCACCCGGCAGAACGACCTGCACGAGACCAACGCGGTCAAGAACGCCCTCGGCAAAGCCGCCTACGAGGTTCCCATGAGCTCCATCAAGTCGATGGTGGGCCACTCGCTCGGCGCGATCGGCGCGATCGAGATCGCGGCCTGCGTGCTCGTCATCCAGGACGGGATCATCCCGCCCACCGCCAACCTCACCGAGCAGGACCCCAAGTGCGACCTGGACTATGTGCCGTTGGCGGCGCGTGAGCAGCCCACCGACACGGTGCTCACCATCGGCAGCGGCTTCGGCGGCTTCCAGTCGGCGATGGTGCTCACCGCGCCCGATCGGACGGCGTCATGA